The genomic stretch GGCGGTCGGCCGGTCGGGGCCGCGCAGCAGTTTCAGGCCTTCCCGGTAGCCGGTCTCGTGGTGGAAGTCGCCGGGCCGGATCAGCGCGGGGTCGACCGGCAGTCCGGCCGTCTCCAGGGCGGCCCGGTAGCCGTCGACGCGGGCGCGGCTGCACATCATCCGGGAGGGTCCGGTGATGGCGCCGATCCGGGTGTGGCCGAGCTCGACCAGGTGCCGGGTGGCGGCGAGGCCGCCCTGCCAGTTGGTGGCGCCGATCGAGGGCACGTCGGCGCCCGGGTCGCCGGCCGGGTCCATCACCACGAACGGGATGGAGCGGCTGGTGAGCAGCGCGCGCTGGGACTCGTCCAGACCGGACAGGACCAGGATCACGCCGTGCGGGCGGCGGGCGGCGACCTGGTCGGCCCAGGTCCGGCCGGGGGTGAGGCGGCCCATGCTCTCGCTGAGCACGACGCTGAGGCCCGCGTCCCGGGCGACGTTCTCCACGCCCCGGATGACCTCCATCGCCCACGCGCTCTCCAGCTCGTGGAAGACCAGGTCGATCAGCGGGGAACGGCTCGCCTCGGCGCGTCGGCGCCGGTAGCCGTGGGCGCGCAGCAGTTCCTCGACGCGGCTGCGGGTGGCGGGGGCGACATCGGCTCTGCCGTTGAGGACCTTCGAAACAGTCGGCGCCGAGACGCCGGCCTCGCGGGCGATCTCGGCGAGCGTCGCGGTCTGTGCGGACCGACCTGTCGCGCGGGTTGTCGTCCGGGTTTCAGCGGGCTCGGAGGGTGTCATGGCGGCGATCGTATCCCTGCGCCCCCTCTTGACGAACCCTTCTCACCGCCCCTAGGTTCCCGGAACATTCGAGGTGAATAACGAAACATTCGCGAGAGGTCGTACGTTTCCTTCGCGAGAGGTCACGAGAGGCCACCGCCCCGACAGGAGTTTCATGACCACCGCCCCCTGGCGCGACCCCGCACTGCCCGCCTCTGCCCGCGTCGACGACCTGCTCTCCCGGATGACCCTTCAGGAGAAGA from Streptomyces davaonensis JCM 4913 encodes the following:
- a CDS encoding LacI family DNA-binding transcriptional regulator — its product is MTPSEPAETRTTTRATGRSAQTATLAEIAREAGVSAPTVSKVLNGRADVAPATRSRVEELLRAHGYRRRRAEASRSPLIDLVFHELESAWAMEVIRGVENVARDAGLSVVLSESMGRLTPGRTWADQVAARRPHGVILVLSGLDESQRALLTSRSIPFVVMDPAGDPGADVPSIGATNWQGGLAATRHLVELGHTRIGAITGPSRMMCSRARVDGYRAALETAGLPVDPALIRPGDFHHETGYREGLKLLRGPDRPTAVFAGNDLQALGLYEAARELGLRIPEDLSVVGFDDLPVARWVGPPLTTVRQPLTEMAEAAAKLVLDLAKEDGDPAATRVELATSLVVRSSTSVPPGR